The Streptomyces pratensis genomic interval GGCGAATCCACTGGCGAAGGACGGGTCGGTGGCGGCCAGCGCCCGGGCGGCCCGGCCGCGCAGGTGCGAGGAGGACGTCTCCCGGTACACATGGCGCAGTACGGGTGCTGCACAGGCGATGCCGAGGCGTCCCGTTCCGTCGACGAGGGTCGACAGACGGGGGGTGTCGGGGCCTTCGCCCCTGACCGCCTCGCGCAGCGCCGCGAGGACGAGCGGGGCGTCCTGTGCGGCGCCGCGGCAGGCCAGGGCTCCGGCCGCCGAGGCTCCGAGGGCGTCGGGCCGGTGGGCCCAGCGCCGGGCCCGGCCGACCGCCTCTTCCCCGCACATGCGCTCGAAGGCGGCCACGGCCGCCTCGGCGACGGTGTGGGACGGGCCTACGACCGCCTGTTCGATCAGGTCGAGCACGGCAGGATCCTGGGCCTCGGCCAGATAGTGCAGTGCGGCACAGCGCGCCCCCTCGGAGCCGCTGCGGGCGGCCTCGACGATCAGGGGACGGTCCTCGGCCCCGGCAACCGCGGAGAGGCACCGGGCGGCGGGGACGTGGAGCGCGCTGCCGCGTTCCAGCCCTTCCTGCGCCCAGTCGAAGACGGCCTGCACGCTCCAGCCGGGGCGAGGTCCGCCCGGCCGCATCTGCCGCTGCCATCGGTCGAAGGAGCCCTGCTCCGTGGCTGCCCTGACCCGGGCGCCGACCGTTTCACGCGGGTCGTCCGCCCAGAGCCGCCAGGGGCGGGGCTCGAAGGCGTCCCGCACGGTGGCGGCCAGCTCGGCGGTGCCCTCCGGTGTGGCGGGGAAGCGGGCGAGCACCGCCTCGGCGAGGGAGCGGAGCCCGGTGTCGTCGTCGCGCAGGGCCAGCTCGTCGAGCGCCCAGGCCCAGTTGGCCCCGGTCGCGGCGTACCGGCGCAGGAGCACGAGGGCGTCGTCGCGCCCGTAGGAGGCGAGGTGCCCCAGCACGGCGAGCGCGAGACCCGTGCGTGAGTCGTCGGTGTCGAGGTGGTCCTCGGCATCCCACAGGTGTCGCTCGATCTCCTCGGTGCCACCGTCGAGATCGAGGTACAGGCGGGCGTAGTAGAGGGAGCGGTTCTCGACCTGCCAGTCATGACGCGGATCGCTCAGGACGCAGTGGTTGAGAGCCGCGAGGGCCTCGGAGCGCGGGGCGGCGAGCGCGTGGAGCGTGCCGTCGCCGCGGCCCCTCTGCAGCAGGCCGAGCAGTGTGCCGCTCGGCGCTATGAACGGATCGAACATGGGGAAAGCCTCACATCAAGCTGTCGACGCAACCGGGACTGTGCTGTTCCATGTGCCGGGGTGACATCCCCTAGGCCGCGCAGCAACATGATC includes:
- a CDS encoding HEAT repeat domain-containing protein encodes the protein MFDPFIAPSGTLLGLLQRGRGDGTLHALAAPRSEALAALNHCVLSDPRHDWQVENRSLYYARLYLDLDGGTEEIERHLWDAEDHLDTDDSRTGLALAVLGHLASYGRDDALVLLRRYAATGANWAWALDELALRDDDTGLRSLAEAVLARFPATPEGTAELAATVRDAFEPRPWRLWADDPRETVGARVRAATEQGSFDRWQRQMRPGGPRPGWSVQAVFDWAQEGLERGSALHVPAARCLSAVAGAEDRPLIVEAARSGSEGARCAALHYLAEAQDPAVLDLIEQAVVGPSHTVAEAAVAAFERMCGEEAVGRARRWAHRPDALGASAAGALACRGAAQDAPLVLAALREAVRGEGPDTPRLSTLVDGTGRLGIACAAPVLRHVYRETSSSHLRGRAARALAATDPSFASGFAVECLWDCEETTRELAAHHAETGDIRVAERLRRLAADPAEEAEVQTAVRSRIGPDAPAV